A window of Phragmites australis chromosome 2, lpPhrAust1.1, whole genome shotgun sequence genomic DNA:
cttatccgatgcacgagggccaacgaagaagtggatcctacagttccaggtacggtaacatggaacctatcgaatactaacaaagtatgtcgtaatgatcctttctgacaccagtcatatttgCAGCCGGCATACACCCACCCACACgacaacgcatacgcggtctcgagacatttggaggcctacctcctttggttgtttgggtgggtgatgttcactagtggccaagacCACCTGGTAACGAGGAcacttgtgccgtacgcccggtcgatagcggacgctgatgcggaggacgtaccgcagttcagctgggtatccgctgttcttgctgcgacgtaccgggcgctctgcgacgcatgcacgaagaaggaggcactagccactttcgccgggtgtccacttcttcttcagctatggtcgtacgagcatttcgctataggtaggccggtggtggatcgctccccgtacccagaggaatggtacgacGAGACAGACGAGGACGCGCCCACAATGGtctcgctgtggtgtcgtcgacgggtacgtattttacattaacagtttcgttcgtactatgttagtcgctgaatatttgtattgatgtttgtcactcagccacactgggcccacgagcagtctCGCAGCGCGTAccagcattttcgtacccagttcgacaggctacgtccCAACAATGTGGTATGGAGCCATACAGCGTTCGGTCCGTGCATACACGGgcagggttgggtttgtcacccttgtgcacccgcgacgaggagtactggctcaccaaggcgccccttgtcttcgacatctacgtcgaagagtactcaccgcaccgcgtcatgcgacagtttggccgtcaccaggcattcccgctcgtccccatccgtaccGTCCCCttgcaagtccacaggtacacttgcaaaattatagtttgagtAACCTTCAGTTCAGTTTGACTTACATTTGCCGTGGTAtgaatgcaggtacacgcggaaaggccagccagctggcaatctctgggcggaccgcttggccccttacttggcaacatgggcccaagcgctacaggacgtcgttgatgagaCGCATCCCCACACCGAGgggaacttcagggagtacctatGGTGGTACGTACCACATACGCGGGcacgtgtcacctacacccctgaggatgtccggGCCCACATCGCATtgacaacggagacatacccggtgcattgggacgaggacaccgctttagcagtaagtaactttttgaagtccgtactccatattgaacataaccgtatactttaattgttcacttttgttcgtATCCACAgatagatatcatttatgacgtaAATAGAGATgtagctgctgccatggaccgcgtccggcaagggcatcacctaagtgcgtcggatgttgtgagcttcattagacgggttttcgacaagacgacgcgcgccttgaagctcacctcctgccgatctaccacagatgtagcagggccgcctcccaggacgagtggtgtGCACGTCGAGTcatctcggccgtcagacgtgcaccgacgttcttcagtgtcggcacccacactaCCCCTTCTATCATgtcttggagggtccgagcaacatggtacgaattatacttttgaataatattgaccaatatcctttacttattgttattaaacattaATTAGGTCCGtttgcacaagtctcgacgcagcctcgcagatggagccctgtgcgtccacagtcaggtactccgggaactcttcttcctaatttctaataCATTCAGCAGAATAAGTTAGTACtatgctcaggttacttcggtgacgaggccggtccgtcttcggcggccccaggCCCTACCCCCCCggcaacgtactacggcacgtcagcgtggccttcttctgctgcaccgtcgtaccacgcaggtacaattatacattttttactactttcAAAACCATATTGCTCGTATCTAatgtgattatttgttcacaggcccctccagccagtacacatggacgcctgccgagccttcacaatcctcgtaccctagtcaggaggatgagcctggccccgacaccggatacgacatcgtccgtgacttcttcgggggcacacctgactacgacgtccttcagcggtcccaggtttccagtgcaccaCTTCGGACATAGCCCACGCACGatgagccctcgacaccggtggtccctactaggcctactagacacgtcggcccacccgaccccctcacctactccaggggtcacgtgagggttaaccagcggcatcgggaccacgatggggcgcaagggcgacggcaacgagggaggcatgagtagcattttacattttttgtaactaacatatgcatattcgcttcgtgatgtactcctatgtattaagatacgttcactttgtatggtcgacttagcatttcgtaaatgcatttcatattcagacacgttcaatgaagaagtgaccacagcactaaactttaaccatgacttgacaacacatgcctcctgccgcaggctttaaacaagacgtgacaacactacccagctttttcaaatcagtaaatgacaacacgggtaccaataaatatggaatctctgaccataggcaatgacaaaactttcccattcttcaagatggaatccgatgcttctcccaccagctacgcccatgccctcactcctttcttcaagagcgaatccaatgctcctgcctcccccaactataaatagccgaacctcctaaCGGTGAAGCAttgctcatttctcatatctctcaagtgcaatatcttcctcagctccatcgagcccaccaaagaaacattgggggactaccatacctgaaggtctcaaactaccaatgtgcttctgtggtgatctttgtaagctccgcgagtcacaggacatctcatacacctatggactatgcttcttcatgtgtgccaactacgagtatgacaagtctcgccatgcaacaactggttatcgaccggtacggtaacagatatccgcctcatctcttccgattacgcaccctcttttactaaccgctcatcttgttccatttgttcagtcccctccaccgctctgtgattttattcagtggctcgacaatgagcaaaatgactcagagaagctgtgggtcgacatgaacatgaggtggagaagggaagcctacgcacgtcgggagtacgaacaacagcaagaggaacttcgtttcaagcgggaggaagaagagcgtatgaggaaggcggcgcacgaccgtaccgtggctcaggctcgagaggctgagagggaaaggaagcgggagagagcccgccatgctaaggcggcaggtcccgatgccctccgaaagggaaagtatcctagatgcacgcagtagagagtacctaatgtaacccgacatactttcctttcctaaggcatgttatgattaggatcggcgcactaataagtaggtcttagtgcgaaccgtacatgccacctttgtttcctcatcgtatcgtcgcggttacagtgtctTATAATGTTTTCACTATGTGTTCAATattatgtttgtcctcgttcccacctcatacccacgtaaaatgctgcaactactaattattgatttttttctcccgttattacataacctactccaaatttaatttcttaattttcttacaccccttccttttttatttctttaattacaaaaataatacaatttTAGAGGAtacaatggaaaaaaaaattaattttacaggAAAAAATGGCCCTAACCGCCATCTGAGAGGGCGGCTaaggctaaccgccccctcagggccTAACCgtcccctcagagggcggttagcccctcttgccaccctctgagggggcggttaggcctaccgccctctcagggggcagtTAGGACCCGTAGCTGCCTTCTCAGAGGGCTGCgggcgtctagttttgcaaattttttcaccgggaatctatttatttaaattttaactaaaaaaatataaaaatccatGGATTGGACATCTTCTCCAAGCTTCAATGCAGCCCAAGCAAACCAGATTCCCTTCCTCttcaagagaaagaaagaaagaagtcaaATCGTTCACCCGCTGTCAGTGTCTGCTTATAATGTAATGTTTGTTCTCAATTATGGAGTGCCGACCCAGGGGAGGGGCCAGAGCTGCAGGCATATTCAGCTTTACTTTCACAGCATCTCATGACAGACGAATGAAAACCTGCTTTTATCCTCAAGCATGCATCGTTACAGTTGAAATGCTATCAGGGTGCTGCCTACTGCTGTAAAATCAGTGTGTTCAGCTCAGTTTAACAGTTTAACCGGAGGCGACGCGGTGTCAGGTCAGGCACACGCCTCATCTCACAAGTCGGAAATGGCAAATCCAAAGCACTCCGAATCAAGCCGACTCACTCCTGTGTGCTGCGGTAGATGACTAGATGCATCCGAGGTGAAGGGAAGAGAAGACGCTACGAGTACGAGTAGTGCCTGGAAGACTGGAAGTAACTACTGCACCGGCAAGTGAGATAGACGCATGCCATGTACGACGACGTGATCCACGCTACAGCGTCGCATCTCTCGCATAATCGAACATGCCGTTTCACgggggcccggccggcacggcacggcacgaggagCTGCTGTGGACGCCAGGACAGGCAGGGCTCGCATGCCCCGCCTCTCCTTTTCGTCCACCATTTGGCTGCCCCTCGCCTCTGCAGTCTGCAGCCCGCACAGTGCGCGCGAGCAGTACGCTCCTGTCTGCTCCGCGCGCCGATCTAGCGCAGCTGGATGGCTGCATAATGCATGCATCAGTTTCAAGGTCAAAAAGCCTGAGCCTTGACATCGCAATCAGATGGCCAGATGAGCTGTTCCCTTGGATAGAAAGCAGGAGAAGAAAATCCAGCGCAACATCAGCGATTCCGATCTGCGTGTTCTTTCCTCGTGAAAATGACCTCACGTCACGTACTTCTAATTATGCGTCTGTGAAACGTACACCAAGTCACCAACAAGGAAAGAACAGACAGATCGGAATGGTGCTGCGTGCAGCTCAGTTCACTCGCCGGCAGTTGAGCCGGACCTCGCCGCTCTTCCCGGCGGGCGGGCTCAGGTTGCCCAGCCTCACCATCGCCGCGGCGAAGTCGGCCGCGAAGGCCGTCGCGTTGGCAGCGTACGCGCGCACGAGCGCGTCCGTGGTGCCGTTGCCCGCGGCGCCGTACAGCTCCTGGTCGGACCGCAGCAGCACGCGTCGGGCGATGAGGTCCCGGAAGTAGCCGTTGTCGAAGGCGTTCGGCGCCTGCGGATCCAGCGGCGCGAGGTTGCCGTCGCCGCCCGTGGCCGGGCAGACGCTGGCGCGGAGATCCGTGGCGAAAGTGGCGTTCACGGTGGTGTCGTTGTAGATGTGCGAGCGGAAGACGACGCACCGGGCCTGACCCACGGTGTGCGCGCCGGACAGCGCAGTGAGGTCGCGCGCGTCGAGACCCTTGGCGCTGAACCTGGACAGGAGCGACGAGAGACTCGCGTCCGGCGGCGGCAGGTTAGTGTTCGCTGCGTCCTGGCTGGTCAAACGCGCGTCACGCCGCCCCAGCGGCACCGTCCAGTTCGGCCCGCcaagctgcatgcatgcacacgcGCACCAATGACATCGATAACTTTACTCTCAGTGGAGCCTTATTTGTTGGGAAAGAGGAGCAACCGAGACAGTAACTGACCAGGCTGACGGCGTCGCGGGCGGCGAGGGCGAGaatgtcggcgcaggagacggtggCCTTGCAGGAGGCCTCGACCTGCGCCTTGATGGCGTCGATGACCTCGTAGCCGCGCAGCGAGTTAGCGTTGGGCCCCGCGTTCTTCTCCCCTGTGAAGTTGCCGGGCACGTCGTCCAGCAAAACGGAGGCGTCGCACCCCTGCGAACGCAAGCGCACTCGATCACACGTCAACGCAGGTGTAATCCGCACGTGAACTCGTCAGTTCCATCCAAGCTCAGCTCGATGCCTCGGTCGTAACAATGTTACAACAAGAAGATCGTTGCTCATCTACGTACAttgacgaagcagtcgtggaagaaCAAGCGGAGGATAGAGGCCCCCATGCGCGGCTCCCTCCGGACCGCCCGCGCCATGCCGCGCCGCACGACGGACGGCAGCGCGGGGCACGTCGCGTTGTAGAACGCCGGGGACAGCTGCGCGCCGGCCACGGCCGCGAGGACCGCGACGACGGCCGCCGAGAACCACAGCGCTCGAGACAGCCCCATCACGAACCAGGCAAAGATAGATCGAGTGAAGTGTTAGATGAAGTGCTCGGCTAGCTGCTCACGCGCACGGACGTGTATATGGGCGCGCGCATCGCAGTTGCTTGCGTGCAAGTGGAGTGAGGCGATCGAGATAGGACCGTGTCACTGTGTCTGCGTCCCTGGGTGTGTCTGCGACGCACTCATTATCTACTCGCAAGGTGACAAACGGGTTAGTGTCCGGACTCCAGACCAACTATCGAGGGAAAAGCTCAGACCTACAAATGAGCTCACGTAGCAAAACAACATATGTAAGGTCTAAGGatcttttttaatatttatactCTACTAAGGGTGAAGAGGAATTTTCACATCCCCTCATAGATATAAAGTagctaagagcatctccatccGGCCCCCTTTCCCACTCCTTATCctatttttttaggaaaaacagTGCAAAAACCTCTCCAACCGACTCCCTTTCTCACCCCTCATCTTTGAGGGACCCCAAAAATTGCATCTTCGAACCTCATCTGTAGGAAGTGTGTACCGAGCCCCTATCCATCAACGACCGAGCTTCCCGCGCCGCCACGGACATCTCCTCCGCCATCCACGCCAGGTACACCTTCACCCCCCTCCCCTGTCCCACCGCCTGGCACGCCGACGCCTCCTCCGCTTGCCCGGCAGCCGGCTCCTCCGTTTTGGCCGACgcagccgcctcctccgcgtGCCCCACGCCGCCGGACCCTGTGGCCGCCCGCGCCGCTGGCCCCCTTCGCCGCTCGCGCCGCTGGCCCCCTGGCTGCGCCGCTGGACCCCTTGGCCGCCCGTGCCGCTGGCCCCCTTCGCCGGCTCCCCAAGCCGCCTCAGACATCTCCTCCGCCATCCACGCCAGGTACACCTTCGCCCCCCTCCCCTGTCCCATCGTTTGGCACGCCGACGCCTCCTCCGCTTGCCCGGCAGCCGGCTCCTCCGTTTTGGCCGACGCAGCCGCCTCCTCCGCAT
This region includes:
- the LOC133893358 gene encoding peroxidase P7-like translates to MGLSRALWFSAAVVAVLAAVAGAQLSPAFYNATCPALPSVVRRGMARAVRREPRMGASILRLFFHDCFVNGCDASVLLDDVPGNFTGEKNAGPNANSLRGYEVIDAIKAQVEASCKATVSCADILALAARDAVSLLGGPNWTVPLGRRDARLTSQDAANTNLPPPDASLSSLLSRFSAKGLDARDLTALSGAHTVGQARCVVFRSHIYNDTTVNATFATDLRASVCPATGGDGNLAPLDPQAPNAFDNGYFRDLIARRVLLRSDQELYGAAGNGTTDALVRAYAANATAFAADFAAAMVRLGNLSPPAGKSGEVRLNCRRVN